In Papaver somniferum cultivar HN1 chromosome 1, ASM357369v1, whole genome shotgun sequence, a genomic segment contains:
- the LOC113319275 gene encoding histone-lysine N-methyltransferase, H3 lysine-9 specific SUVH4-like isoform X2 translates to MDEDGRRRSSRIKKIVKEIRYDDHGGDIEEEEPVLKKKRISISNNDVKVSKKVTEKKQSIDDGNDLGEVVTADVEHEVKIGGENGIESVEKGVKSAAKRRKSVVKSMKSAEKSLESAEKGTESDERSDYAKVRATIRAFNSHYLHFVQDEELRVKNLEEELKNKKDDEKAGKRPSKRPDLKAISQMLDENTILYPDKRPGHLPGVDVGHQFYSRAEMCVVGLHNHWLNGIDFMGVKFKKVTELKNYTFPVAISIVLSGQYEDDLDNSDDVIYTGQGGNDLLGNKSQIADQVMKRGNLALKNNIGQNVPVRVIRGLKCPSSYCGKVYTYDGLYNVVDYWAEKGVSGFTIYKYRLKRLEGQPVLTTNQVQFTRAQAPKCADDIRGLVCKDISGGQENIPIPATNLVDDPPGPPTGLAYITTAQVSASVRIPTNAFGCKCKGACFDPSICACAKLNGSEFPYVSKDGGRLIEAKDVVYECGPHCGCGPDCVNKTSQRGLKYRLEVYRTPKKGWGVRSWDFIPSGAFVCEYIGVIKTTDEVHDPENFFIFDIDCLQTMKGLDGRERRKGDVSISPGALSDKAADEVDYCIDAGLTGNVTRYINHSCAPNLFVQCVLSEHHDIKLARIVLFAADNIPPLQRGGQGRKHQAHGLLLRGS, encoded by the exons ATGGATGAGGATGGAAGAAGGAGAAGTTCTAGAATCAAAAAGATAGTTAAGGAAATTAGATATGATGACCATGGAGGTGATATTGAAGAGGAAGAACCAGTTCTTAAGAAGAAGAGAATCAGTATATCAAACAACGATGTAAAGGTTTCAAAGAAAGTAACAGAGAAGAAGCAATCAATTGATGATGGTAATGATTTGGGTGAAGTTGTTACTGCTGATGTTGAACATGAAGTGAAGATTGGTGGTGAAAATGGTATCGAATCGGTTGAAAAGGGTGTAAAATCGGCTGCAAAGCGTCGAAAATCGGTTGTAAAGAGTATGAAATCGGCAGAAAAGAGTTTGGAATCGGCTGAAAAGGGTACAGAATCGGATGAGAGGAGCGATTATGCTAAAGTTAGAGCAACTATCAGGGCTTTTAATTCGCACTATCTCCACTTTGTTCAG GATGAAGAACTCCGAGTTAAGAATCTCGAAGAAGAATTGAAAAACAAG AAAGATGATGAAAAAGCTGGGAAAAGACCTTCTAAACGCCCGGATTTGAAGGCAATTTCCCAG ATGTTAGACGAAAACACCATTCTATATCCTGATAAAAGACCTGGCCACCTTCCAG GTGTTGATGTGGGGCACCAGTTCTACTCAAGGGCTGAAATGTGTGTCGTGGGCTTGCACAACCATTGGTTAaatggaattgattttatgggtgtTAAATTCAAAAAAGTG ACAGAACTTAAGAACTATACCTTTCCCGTAGCCATCTCGATTGTGTTATCAGGACAATATGAAGATGATCTAGATAATTCTGATGATGTTATATATACTGGTCAAGGGGGTAACGATTTACTTGGTAATAAATCTCAAATAGCTGACCAAGTAATGAAACGTGGCAATCTGGCACTCAAG AATAATATCGGGCAAAATGTTCCAGTTAGAGTCATCCGAGGACTGAAATGTCCTAGTAGCTACTGTGGAAAGGTTTATACCTACGATGGACTATATAAT GTTGTTGATTATTGGGCAGAGAAAGGTGTTTCTGGTTTTACAATATACAAGTATCGTCTCAAGCGCCTTGAGGGGCAGCCAGTTCTGACTACCAACCAG gTTCAATTTACTAGAGCACAAGCTCCCAAATGCGCAGATGATATTCGTGG ATTGGTCTGTAAAGACATTAGTGGGGGCCAAGAAAACATTCCTATTCCAGCGACCAATTTGGTTGATGACCCACCTGGTCCTCCTACAG GTTTGGCATATATCACCACTGCTCAAGTTTCTGCAAGTGTGAGAATTCCTACAAATGCCTTTGGCTGCAAGTGCAAAGGAGCTTGCTTTGATCCTAGTATATGTGCCTGTGCAAAGCTTAATGGTTCAGAGTTTCCATATGTGTCTAAAGATGGTGGCAG ATTGATTGAAGCCAAGGATGTTGTGTATGAATGTGGACCACATTGTGGATGCGGACCTGATTGTGTAAACAAGACATCTCAGCGCGGATTAAAATACCGTCTTGAG GTATATCGTACCCCCAAAAAAGGATGGGGAGTAAGATCGTGGGATTTTATTCCCTCCGGCGCTTTCGTATGTGAATATATTGGAGTTATCAAGACGACGGACGAGGTACATGATCCGGAGAACTTCTTCATTTTTGACATCGATTGCCTTCAGACGATGAAAGGACTAGATGGAAGAGAG AGAAGGAAAGGTGATGTATCCATATCTCCAGGTGCTCTCTCGGACAAAGCAGCAGATGAAGTTGATTATTGTATTGATGCTGGATTGACTGGCAATGTTACTAGATATATTAATCACAGCTGCGCTCCCAATCTGTTCGTCCAGTGTGTATTAAGTGAGCATCACGATATAAAGCTTGCACGAATTGTTTTATTCGCTGCTGATAACATACCCCCTCTTCAG CGTGGTGGACAAGGCAGGAAACATCAAGCACATGGACTGTTATTGCGGGGCTCCTGA
- the LOC113319275 gene encoding histone-lysine N-methyltransferase, H3 lysine-9 specific SUVH4-like isoform X1, whose translation MDEDGRRRSSRIKKIVKEIRYDDHGGDIEEEEPVLKKKRISISNNDVKVSKKVTEKKQSIDDGNDLGEVVTADVEHEVKIGGENGIESVEKGVKSAAKRRKSVVKSMKSAEKSLESAEKGTESDERSDYAKVRATIRAFNSHYLHFVQDEELRVKNLEEELKNKKDDEKAGKRPSKRPDLKAISQMLDENTILYPDKRPGHLPGVDVGHQFYSRAEMCVVGLHNHWLNGIDFMGVKFKKVTELKNYTFPVAISIVLSGQYEDDLDNSDDVIYTGQGGNDLLGNKSQIADQVMKRGNLALKNNIGQNVPVRVIRGLKCPSSYCGKVYTYDGLYNVVDYWAEKGVSGFTIYKYRLKRLEGQPVLTTNQVQFTRAQAPKCADDIRGLVCKDISGGQENIPIPATNLVDDPPGPPTGLAYITTAQVSASVRIPTNAFGCKCKGACFDPSICACAKLNGSEFPYVSKDGGRLIEAKDVVYECGPHCGCGPDCVNKTSQRGLKYRLEVYRTPKKGWGVRSWDFIPSGAFVCEYIGVIKTTDEVHDPENFFIFDIDCLQTMKGLDGRERRKGDVSISPGALSDKAADEVDYCIDAGLTGNVTRYINHSCAPNLFVQCVLSEHHDIKLARIVLFAADNIPPLQELSYDYGYAVDSVVDKAGNIKHMDCYCGAPDCKKRMF comes from the exons ATGGATGAGGATGGAAGAAGGAGAAGTTCTAGAATCAAAAAGATAGTTAAGGAAATTAGATATGATGACCATGGAGGTGATATTGAAGAGGAAGAACCAGTTCTTAAGAAGAAGAGAATCAGTATATCAAACAACGATGTAAAGGTTTCAAAGAAAGTAACAGAGAAGAAGCAATCAATTGATGATGGTAATGATTTGGGTGAAGTTGTTACTGCTGATGTTGAACATGAAGTGAAGATTGGTGGTGAAAATGGTATCGAATCGGTTGAAAAGGGTGTAAAATCGGCTGCAAAGCGTCGAAAATCGGTTGTAAAGAGTATGAAATCGGCAGAAAAGAGTTTGGAATCGGCTGAAAAGGGTACAGAATCGGATGAGAGGAGCGATTATGCTAAAGTTAGAGCAACTATCAGGGCTTTTAATTCGCACTATCTCCACTTTGTTCAG GATGAAGAACTCCGAGTTAAGAATCTCGAAGAAGAATTGAAAAACAAG AAAGATGATGAAAAAGCTGGGAAAAGACCTTCTAAACGCCCGGATTTGAAGGCAATTTCCCAG ATGTTAGACGAAAACACCATTCTATATCCTGATAAAAGACCTGGCCACCTTCCAG GTGTTGATGTGGGGCACCAGTTCTACTCAAGGGCTGAAATGTGTGTCGTGGGCTTGCACAACCATTGGTTAaatggaattgattttatgggtgtTAAATTCAAAAAAGTG ACAGAACTTAAGAACTATACCTTTCCCGTAGCCATCTCGATTGTGTTATCAGGACAATATGAAGATGATCTAGATAATTCTGATGATGTTATATATACTGGTCAAGGGGGTAACGATTTACTTGGTAATAAATCTCAAATAGCTGACCAAGTAATGAAACGTGGCAATCTGGCACTCAAG AATAATATCGGGCAAAATGTTCCAGTTAGAGTCATCCGAGGACTGAAATGTCCTAGTAGCTACTGTGGAAAGGTTTATACCTACGATGGACTATATAAT GTTGTTGATTATTGGGCAGAGAAAGGTGTTTCTGGTTTTACAATATACAAGTATCGTCTCAAGCGCCTTGAGGGGCAGCCAGTTCTGACTACCAACCAG gTTCAATTTACTAGAGCACAAGCTCCCAAATGCGCAGATGATATTCGTGG ATTGGTCTGTAAAGACATTAGTGGGGGCCAAGAAAACATTCCTATTCCAGCGACCAATTTGGTTGATGACCCACCTGGTCCTCCTACAG GTTTGGCATATATCACCACTGCTCAAGTTTCTGCAAGTGTGAGAATTCCTACAAATGCCTTTGGCTGCAAGTGCAAAGGAGCTTGCTTTGATCCTAGTATATGTGCCTGTGCAAAGCTTAATGGTTCAGAGTTTCCATATGTGTCTAAAGATGGTGGCAG ATTGATTGAAGCCAAGGATGTTGTGTATGAATGTGGACCACATTGTGGATGCGGACCTGATTGTGTAAACAAGACATCTCAGCGCGGATTAAAATACCGTCTTGAG GTATATCGTACCCCCAAAAAAGGATGGGGAGTAAGATCGTGGGATTTTATTCCCTCCGGCGCTTTCGTATGTGAATATATTGGAGTTATCAAGACGACGGACGAGGTACATGATCCGGAGAACTTCTTCATTTTTGACATCGATTGCCTTCAGACGATGAAAGGACTAGATGGAAGAGAG AGAAGGAAAGGTGATGTATCCATATCTCCAGGTGCTCTCTCGGACAAAGCAGCAGATGAAGTTGATTATTGTATTGATGCTGGATTGACTGGCAATGTTACTAGATATATTAATCACAGCTGCGCTCCCAATCTGTTCGTCCAGTGTGTATTAAGTGAGCATCACGATATAAAGCTTGCACGAATTGTTTTATTCGCTGCTGATAACATACCCCCTCTTCAG GAATTATCCTATGATTATGGTTACGCTGTTGACAGCGTGGTGGACAAGGCAGGAAACATCAAGCACATGGACTGTTATTGCGGGGCTCCTGACTGCAAGAAGAGGATGTTCTAG
- the LOC113272602 gene encoding SKP1-like protein 3, with the protein MAAAPAPAKMITLKSSDEQAFVIEETVVLQSKTLEYIIADNESEDYVFPLPNITGSILAKVIEYCRKRAEVETSDADKQIWDAEFVNVGNNIQLLFDLIKASNSLKINGLAYLHITRWGR; encoded by the coding sequence ATGGCAGCGGCACCGGCACCAGCGAAGATGATTACTTTGAAAAGTTCTGACGAACAGGCCTTCGTTATCGAGGAGACCGTTGTATTGCAATCTAAAACCCTGGAGTACATCATAGCTGATAATGAATCTGAGGATTACGTATTCCCTTTGCCTAACATCACAGGCAGTATCTTGGCAAAGGTAATAGAATACTGCAGGAAACGCGCCGAGGTTGAGACCAGTGATGCGGATAAACAGATTTGGGATGCAGAATTCGTGAATGTCGGTAATAATATTCAATTATTATTTGACTTAATCAAGGCTTCGAATTCTCTTAAGATAAACGGATTGGCATACTTGCATATCACAAGGTGGGGAAGATGA
- the LOC113319287 gene encoding endoglucanase 12-like, whose translation MLSSNLWGGSFEMHDDDNRDRNTTVDDNLDRGALTNQQQLDQAQQSWLLGPKENKRKKYIDFGCVVCSRQAVKWSFWTIVLAFVVIALPTIIVKNWPKHKVQPTPPDQYHVALTKALKFFDAQMSGRLPKNHNISWRGPSGLKDGASLTDVKGGLVGGYYDAGDNIKFNFPMAFSMSMLSWSVIEYSHKYKSIGEYDHIRDIIKWGTDYLLLTFNSSATNIDKIYSQVGVGRNDSTSPDDHNCWQRPEDMNYDRPVQTTTAGCDLASEMASALASASIVFIDDRKYSQKLIKGATALFAFGRDFTKRATYSQGKPDIEQFYKSSGYWDEFMWGAAWMYYATGNSSYLSLATNPGIPNHANASLRSADMGVLSWDNKLPAAELLLTRMRIFLSPGYPYEDMLRSYQNLTSLNMCSYLKKYNVYNFTKGGLIQLNHGGPQNLQYVVNAAFIASLFVDYMNATGVPGWYCGTQYTGADELHKFATSQVDYILGANPSKMSYVVGYGEKFPKHVHHRGASIPLDGHKYTCTGGFKWRDTQNSNPHNLTGAMVGGPDRSDKFQDFRRNYNFTEPTLAGNAGLVAALVSLTTTGGSIVDKNSMFSGVPPLSPTPPPPPPPWKP comes from the exons ATGCTTTCGTCGAATCTATGGGGAGGTTCATTTGAGATGCACGATGATGACAATAGAGATAGAAATACGACAGTGGATGATAATTTAGATAGAGGAGCTCTGACTAATCAACAACAATTAGATCAAGCTCAACAAAGTTGGTTATTAGGACCTAAAGagaacaaaagaaagaaatataTCGATTTCGGTTGTGTAGTTTGTAGTAGACAAGccgtaaaatggtcattttggaCAATTGTTTTAGCTTTTGTAGTCATTGCTCTTCCAACGATTATCGTCAAGAATTGGCCAAAGCATAAAGTCCAACCCACTCCTCCGGATCAATACCATGTTGCTCTGACAAAGGCGCTCAAATTTTTTGACGCACAAATGT CGGGGAGGTTGCCGAAGAACCATAACATTTCATGGAGAGGACCTTCTGGATTAAAAGATGGAGCAAGTTTGACGGATGTGAAAGGTGGACTTGTTGGTGGCTATTATGATGCTGGAGACAACATTAAGTTCAATTTCCCGATGGCTTTCTCTATGAGTATGTTAAGTTGGAGTGTGATAGAATATAGTCATAAATACAAATCGATTGGGGAATATGATCATATAAGGGATATCATCAAATGGGGCACCGATTACCTACTTCTTACCTTCAATTCTTCCGCCACAAATATCGACAAAATTTATAGCCAG GTGGGCGTTGGTAGGAATGACTCAACTTCACCAGACGATCATAACTGTTGGCAAAGACCAGAAGACATGAATTATGACCGTCCGGTGCAAACAACAACTGCAGGATGCGACTTGGCCAGTGAAATGGCATCAGCGCTAGCATCTGCATCAATTGTCTTCATCGACGACAGAAAATACTCCCAAAAACTCATAAAAGGTGCTACTGCCTTGTTTGCATTTGGTAGGGATTTCACTAAACGTGCCACATATAGCCAAGGGAAACCAGATATTGAACAGTTTTACAAATCATCCGGATACTGGGATGAGTTCATGTGGGGCGCAGCTTGGATGTATTATGCAACTGGTAATTCTAGTTATCTTTCCCTGGCCACGAATCCAGGAATACCGAACCATGCGAATGCGTCTCTCCGATCAGCAGATATGGGTGTTTTGAGTTGGGACAACAAGTTACCAGCTGCTGAATTGTTGTTAACTAGGATGCGGATCTTTCTGAGCCCAGGGTATCCTTATGAGGACATGCTGAGAAGCTATCAGAATCTTACTAGTTTAAATATGTGTTCGTATCTTAAGAAGTACAATGTTTACAATTTTACTAAAG GTGGCTTGATACAATTGAACCATGGAGGCCCCCAGAATCTGCAGTATGTTGTGAATGCTGCTTTCATAGCTTCTCTATTTGTTGATTATATGAATGCAACAGGCGTGCCTGGCTGGTACTGTGGAACGCAATACACTGGTGCAGATGAACTGCACAAATTTGCCACTTCTCAG GTTGATTACATTCTTGGGGCAAACCCAAGTAAGATGAGCTACGTAGTTGGATATGGGGAGAAGTTTCCGAAGCATGTGCACCACAGAGGTGCATCTATACCTCTTGATGGTCACAAATACACCTGCACAGGAGGCTTTAAATGGCGAGACACTCAGAATTCCAATCCCCACAATCTTACGGGAGCCATGGTTGGCGGTCCCGACAGGTCTGATAAGTTTCAAGATTTCCGGCGTAATTATAACTTCACTGAACCAACGTTAGCCGGAAATGCAGGACTGGTGGCCGCTTTAGTGTCCTTGACGACTACTGGTGGCAGCATAGTTGACAAGAACTCTATGTTTTCAGGCGTACCACCGCTGTCCCCTActcctccaccacctcctcctccatgGAAACCTTGA